The following proteins are encoded in a genomic region of Chlamydiota bacterium:
- a CDS encoding type II toxin-antitoxin system VapC family toxin: MRVALDTNRYIDFCKGESKSVQVLQTCEKIFLSFIVIAELRAGFRCGSRGEENERVLVQFLNSPRVEILYADDQTTHHYARLFFQLRKQGTPIPTNDLWLASLVSQHHLILFARDQHFNHLPQIPRI, encoded by the coding sequence ATGAGAGTAGCCCTTGACACGAATCGGTACATTGACTTTTGTAAAGGCGAATCAAAATCTGTTCAGGTTCTACAGACATGTGAGAAGATTTTCCTTTCTTTTATTGTGATTGCCGAACTTCGTGCTGGTTTTCGATGTGGCTCTCGAGGGGAAGAGAATGAAAGGGTATTGGTTCAGTTCTTAAATTCACCGCGTGTTGAAATTCTCTACGCAGATGATCAGACAACACATCATTATGCTCGGTTGTTTTTTCAATTGCGAAAACAAGGAACTCCCATTCCTACCAATGATCTCTGGCTTGCTTCATTGGTTTCTCAACATCATTTGATTCTTTTTGCCCGAGATCAACATTTCAATCACCTTCCTCAAATTCCGAGAATTTAA
- a CDS encoding DedA family protein: MEWIKSFVDFFIHLDLHLSVVIQHCGGWTYVILFLIVFCETGLVVTPILPGDSLLFAVGAFSAISLLNLKMVLIILIGAAVAGDTLNYWIGVWLGPRVFHQEKSRFFKKEYLVRTHEFYERYGGKAMILARFVPIVRTFAPFVAGVGKMRYGRFLTYNVIGGIAWILLLVLGGYFFGNIPLIKHNFTLVIFAIVFISILPGIIEYFRHRSRK, translated from the coding sequence ATGGAATGGATAAAATCTTTTGTTGATTTTTTTATTCATCTTGATCTTCATTTGAGCGTTGTCATTCAGCATTGTGGTGGGTGGACCTATGTTATCTTATTTTTGATTGTTTTTTGCGAAACGGGTTTAGTGGTGACCCCGATTTTGCCTGGAGATTCTTTGCTCTTTGCGGTAGGTGCTTTTTCTGCCATTTCACTGTTGAATCTCAAAATGGTTTTAATTATTTTGATTGGGGCGGCTGTGGCGGGAGACACTTTGAATTATTGGATTGGGGTTTGGCTTGGACCCAGAGTTTTTCATCAAGAGAAAAGCCGATTTTTTAAAAAAGAATACTTAGTCCGAACTCACGAGTTTTATGAGCGCTATGGGGGAAAAGCAATGATTCTGGCACGGTTTGTCCCCATTGTTAGAACTTTTGCCCCTTTTGTGGCTGGGGTCGGTAAAATGAGATATGGGCGTTTTCTGACCTATAATGTTATTGGAGGAATTGCGTGGATTCTTCTTTTAGTTTTGGGAGGTTATTTTTTTGGAAATATTCCTCTTATAAAACACAATTTTACACTGGTTATTTTTGCCATCGTTTTCATTTCGATCTTGCCAGGGATTATCGAGTATTTTCGTCACCGCTCGCGGAAGTGA